In the Arachis ipaensis cultivar K30076 chromosome B10, Araip1.1, whole genome shotgun sequence genome, one interval contains:
- the LOC107622029 gene encoding target of Myb protein 1-like, translating into MVNSLVERATSDMLIGPDWALNLEICDILNHDPGQAKDVVKGIKRRIRSKNPKAQLLALTLLETIVKNCGDTVHMHVAEKEVLHEMVKVARKKPDSNVREKILNLIDTWQEAFGGQRARYPQYYAAYQELLHAGAVFPPRSESSPPVFTPLQTRPLTSHPQNIRNFDVQGDTAGSSSTGSSTEAEFPTLSLSEIQNARGILDVLAEMLNAIDPGNKEGLRQEVIIELVGQCRTYKQRVVHLVNSTSDESLLCQGLALNDDLQRVLAKHESIASGTSNQKDNEKPKPETPGALVDHPLVDTEDGGKQSDERLPSNAEAESQTFNQLLLTAPPTANGSAAPLNVNAKWDLLSGDDYNSSPKADNSLALVPLGEQQPASPTPHQNNALVLFDMFSNGNNGPTPILGQPNSLSPQFHHQTFISQGIFYPNVNMPNVGSPHYEQQSSPFAQTTAPIWNNSQAQQQHQQQQQQPPPNSPAYGTQSGGSFPPPPWETTENGSPTAAGNQYPQPLQVTQVVMTHVQSAGTHGQGLPQPMGNDQAISMYMQQPNANTYISTINNNNAGQSNQQFPQQIQGVPGGAYMSTVPHQMQNGNMAYMYPQQMYGNQFVGYGYGQQQQGVQYVEQQMYGLSVSDDNGMRNSYQVSATSYVPSGKPSKPEDKLFGDLVDMAKVKSPKTTAPDRASNT; encoded by the exons ATGGTGAACTCGTTAGTTGAACGTGCCACGAGCGACATGCTGATTGGTCCTGATTGGGCTTTGAACCTTGAAATCTGTGACATACTCAACCATGATCCTGG GCAAGCAAAGGATGTCGTTAAAGGCATAAAGAGGCGGATTCGAAGTAAAAATCCTAAAGCTCAACTCCTTGCATTAACT TTGCTGGAAACAATTGTAAAGAACTGTGGAGATACTGTTCACATGCATGTTGCAGAGAAAGAGGTTCTTCATGAGATGGTGAAAGTAGCAAGGAAAAAG CCTGATTCTAATGTCAGAGAGAAGATACTGAATCTTATTGATACTTGGCAAGAAGCCTTTGGAGGGCAAAGAGCAAGATATCCTCAATATTATGCTGCATACCAAGAACTGTTG CATGCAGGAGCAGTATTCCCTCCAAGATCTGAAAGTTCTCCACCTGTATTCACACCTCTACAAACACGTCCATTGACATCACATCCACAAAATATCCGCAACTTTGATGTGCAGGGGGACACAGCTGGGTCATCATCAACCGGGTCATCAACCGAGGCTGAGTTTCCAACCCTAAG TTTGTCTGAGATTCAAAACGCACGTGGTATCTTGGATGTTCTTGCAGAGATGCTGAATGCAATAGACCCTGGAAATAAAGAA GGGCTTAGACAGGAGGTTATAATTGAATTGGTGGGCCAGTGCAGAACTTACAAACAGAGAGTGGTACATCTTGTTAACTCAACTTC TGATGAGTCACTCCTATGCCAGGGTCTAGCTCTTAATGATGATCTACAACGTGTACTGGCCAAGCATGAATCCATTGCTTCAGGAACTTCTAATCAAAAGGACAACGAGAAACCAAAGCCTGAAACTCCTGGAGCACTTGTTGATCATCCTCTGGTTGATACTGAAGATGGTGGTAAACAAAGCGATGAGAG ATTACCATCTAATGCTGAAGCTGAGTCCCAGACATTCAACCAATTACTACTTACTGCACCCCCAACGGCAAATGGTTCTGCTGCCCCTTTGAATGTTAATGCCAAATGGGACCTACTCAGTGGTGATGACTATAACTCATCACCAAAAGCTGATAACTCACTTGCTCTTGTTCCTCTAGGAGAACAGCAGCCAGCCAGTCCAACACCTCATCAGAATAATGCACTTGTTCTTTTTGATATGTTCTCTAATGGTAACAATGGACCTACTCCAATTCTTGGCCAACCAAATTCATTATCCCCCCAATTTCATCACCAGACTTTCATATCTCAAGGCATATTTTATCCCAATGTAAATATGCCAAATGTGGGATCACCTCATTATGAGCAACAATCATCACCATTTGCACAAACCACAGCTCCTATTTGGAATAATTCTCAGGcccaacaacaacatcaacaacaacaacaacaaccaccaccaaaTTCACCAGCTTATG GCACACAAAGTGGTGGATCATTTCCACCACCTCCTTGGGAAACAACCGAAAATGGTAGTCCTACAGCAGCCGGCAACCAATATCCACAACCATTACAGGTCACTCAAGTGGTTATGACACATGTACAGAGTGCTGGTACGCATGGTCAAGGACTACCTCAGCCAATGGGGAATGATCAAGCTATCAGTATGTATATGCAGCAGCCAAATGCAAATACCTATATTTCAACAATCAATAACAATAATGCTGGTCAAAGCAATCAGCAATTCCCTCAGCAGATTCAAGGTGTTCCTGGTGGTGCTTACATGTCTACGGTTCCACATCAAATGCAAAATGGTAACATGGCTTACATGTATCCACAACAAATGTATGGCAACCAATTCGTCGGATATGGTTACGGTCAGCAGCAACAAGGGGTTCAATATGTTGAGCAACAGATGTATGGTTTATCTGTGAGTGATGACAATGGTATGAGGAACTCTTACCAAGTTTCTGCTACTTCTTATGTGCCATCTGGAAAACCTTCAAAGCCAGAGGATAAGTTGTTTGGGGACCTTGTTGATATGGCTAAAGTGAAATCCCCTAAAACAACTGCTCCTGACCGAGCTAGTAACACCTAG